A genomic stretch from Deltaproteobacteria bacterium includes:
- a CDS encoding DUF2971 domain-containing protein, whose protein sequence is MISSETENNFDIMPLHKYQSCPENDSGKMDWVRQILVNHTLYFSSRKLFNDPFDCVVPSFQQIPGTIIKRFSEEFVDRKFKDTPEVEKEKLISNLMSARALEDIRNMLQDEIDKAGIVCFSQVRDDILMWAHYADKHKGICFEFDGSDNCHFFAEAQPVEYEDHTQIPLDKDRERQMTRVILTKSKHWMYEKEYRIFRPGNAGNQLDYPVELLTGIIFGCMMPDKVRETIKQWAEEGNCRVAYFEARPRVAEYALDIVRID, encoded by the coding sequence ATGCCCTGAAAATGACAGTGGGAAAATGGACTGGGTGAGGCAAATTCTCGTTAACCACACGCTTTATTTTTCCAGCCGGAAACTATTCAATGATCCGTTTGACTGTGTTGTTCCAAGCTTTCAACAAATTCCTGGGACTATTATAAAGAGGTTTTCTGAAGAGTTCGTGGATCGTAAGTTTAAGGACACACCTGAAGTCGAAAAAGAAAAATTAATATCAAATTTGATGTCTGCAAGGGCACTCGAAGATATAAGAAATATGCTTCAGGATGAAATAGATAAGGCTGGAATAGTGTGCTTTTCTCAAGTGAGAGACGATATTCTAATGTGGGCTCATTATGCAGATAAACATAAAGGCATCTGTTTTGAGTTCGACGGTTCCGATAACTGTCATTTTTTTGCTGAGGCACAGCCGGTAGAATACGAGGATCATACTCAGATCCCTCTGGATAAAGACAGAGAACGTCAAATGACTCGTGTCATTCTGACAAAATCTAAGCACTGGATGTACGAAAAAGAGTACCGAATTTTCCGACCTGGAAACGCAGGCAACCAGCTTGATTATCCTGTCGAGCTTTTAACTGGGATCATTTTTGGCTGCATGATGCCAGACAAAGTCCGTGAAACAATTAAGCAATGGGCAGAGGAAGGTAATTGCCGAGTTGCATATTTTGAAGCTCGTCCCAGAGTGGCTGAATACGCTCTGGATATTGTCCGAATAGATTGA
- a CDS encoding class I SAM-dependent methyltransferase produces the protein MIRITPTETIGLQMAQLGYISGRKGIARFVLPVTRYLRAVNVERYIESRERLLDIGCGDGYFIRRSKCTERYGLDKRTGDKVTDSLDFPDNHFDYVTMLAVIEHIVDPMALLKEIHRVLKPGGRLVFTTPKKQAEILIRLYAKNIDEEHETYYDLDRIRGLASNIYDIQGHHTFIFGLNQCFCLVKKQAVEQTPAGDGLKVAPEE, from the coding sequence ATGATCAGAATCACGCCAACCGAGACTATTGGTTTGCAGATGGCGCAGCTTGGATACATATCCGGAAGGAAAGGAATCGCGAGATTTGTGCTTCCTGTTACACGATATCTCAGGGCCGTGAACGTTGAGCGGTACATTGAGTCACGTGAACGTTTGCTTGATATCGGCTGTGGTGATGGCTACTTCATTCGGAGGTCGAAATGCACCGAGCGTTACGGACTCGACAAGAGAACTGGAGATAAAGTCACAGACTCTCTTGATTTCCCAGACAACCATTTTGATTATGTCACAATGCTTGCGGTCATAGAGCATATTGTTGATCCCATGGCGCTCCTGAAGGAGATTCATAGAGTCTTGAAGCCCGGAGGTCGGTTGGTTTTCACAACGCCAAAGAAACAGGCTGAGATCCTTATTCGTCTTTACGCAAAGAACATAGACGAAGAGCACGAAACGTATTACGACCTCGATCGAATCAGAGGGCTTGCGAGCAACATTTACGACATCCAAGGACACCACACATTCATATTCGGGCTGAATCAGTGCTTCTGTCTCGTGAAGAAGCAAGCCGTCGAACAAACTCCTGCAGGCGACGGCCTAAAGGTCGCGCCTGAGGAGTAA